Proteins co-encoded in one Xiphophorus couchianus chromosome 16, X_couchianus-1.0, whole genome shotgun sequence genomic window:
- the LOC114159841 gene encoding myocardin-related transcription factor A-like isoform X4, with the protein MPPLKSSAAFHQQRRGLDRAQSAHGRKQRIRSESGSPEAIRMRILDEKLPSKHAQHRNVRLADDSNNRMAHRAGPVEPVHRNILPVDACFKQAVTQRRFPKPSGGNSSCDEDSNDRLSPRQSESRERPLGIQPSAEKPAGSNLTSPTEVPPSVLPFHLFSIRPNSSAQRTFGVPQIKSQRLSTQKHKTEKASAPKIKKLKYHQYIPPDKKGDAGPLLDLDSSHAKILQQQQFFLQLQILSQQQHNYHARLPADRDPPPSSSPSDLTSTSSPPDSSPCIHIGPSSGTKVSSLRPNLDEMKVAELKCELKLRRLPVSGTRKDLIERLRTYQELCSTASPTAGGPSEPEPGRARPRSKTGGSFGASEPSPQRLLRCDGPRLPNGASPAETGFNSDPLGELMSSPASDPSLRPLTTAPASAAVKQERRRSGPAPCRFSLKSTSLQERSSVSSAAPAITAATPPATVDKDRMLQEKDKQITELTRMLLQNHRLVEELRMQLGNSNRDAPEAHVLKRVKEEPPDRSTSPFLVILSEEEVITIKKETVEEEIASKMPLQASSPTQQPNSQTHPQLQQKQVCLQDSARQLAQQQAISRLLLMQRNTKKPQHAAQSVNEAPEAHRKPHPQKQRRSQKRHLQTQSEQRRPQLEKTRPEQQVLLRKQESVAKKHQHQNNKLQPVQMQSRMHPQQQQDLLSNGSRPAVVGDSKKKPILIPLTNHITGDRGKASNPDLPQFFNDTPSLKNKTEARQERVELQEAAAHRPSAPRRLQSPQTWKNSPSPFCQTEMFPGLDILLSPLSSDSVDTAASPSHDKLRDEDFIDLILQAGETPDTLKDARDFSFSSPRPSPLHLLLSPPNSPISAALQHDSPLQPWTPAKSLDYKQHLDLCGGGRLEDFLEGIPGKPLHGVEPGILPTLFDDQIMCTTCILEPAPVDSSDRERSADRKEWLGFPVGGESEWETSTLVPRTPPSVFSADFLDCSDLHMDWDS; encoded by the exons ATGCCTC CACTTAAAAGTTCAGCTGCCTTCCACCAGCAGAGACGGGGCTTGGATCGAGCACAG TCTGCGCACGGTCGCAAGCAGAGGATCAGGAGTGAGTCAGGGAGTCCCGAGGCAATCAGGATGCGGATCCTGGATG AGAAGCTTCCATCCAAACACGCTCAGCACAGAAACGTTCGCCTTGCTGACGACTCGAACAACAGGATGGCCCACAGAGCGGGGCCCGTAGAGCCGGTCCACAGAAACATCCTGCCTGTGGACGCGTGTTTCAAACAGGCCGTCACGC AGAGGCGGTTTCCGAAGCCCTCGGGGGGGAACTCATCATGCGACGAGGACAGTAATGACCGCCTGTCTCCACGTCAGTCAGAAAGCCGGGAGCGTCCTCTGGGCATTCAACCTTCAGCAGAGAAACCGGCCGGCAGCAACCTCACCTCTCCAACTGAG GTTCCTCCGTCAGTTCTTCCTTTTCATCTCTTCTCCATTCGTCCAAACTCCTCTGCGCAGAGAACTTTTGGAGTCCCTCAAATTAAG tcCCAGCGCCTCTCCACCCAGAAACACAAGACAGAAAAGGCCAGCGCACCAAAG ATAAAGAAGCTGAAGTACCATCAGTACATTCCTCCTGACAAGAAGGGAGATGCCGGGCCTCTTCTCGATCTGGACTCCTCCCACGCCAagatcctccagcagcagcagttcttCCTCCAGCTTCAGATcctcagtcagcagcagcacaaCTACCACGCCCGGCTGCCCGC GGATCGGGACCCGCCTCCTTCATCCTCTCCGTCCGACTTGACCTCCACTTCCTCCCCACCTGACTCCTCTCCTTGCATTCACATAGGTCCAAGTTCTGGGACAAAAGTCTCATCACTCCGTCCGAATCTGGACGAAATGAAG GTCGCAGAACTAAAGTGTGAGTTGAAGCTGCGCAGGTTGCCCGTCTCTGGCACCAGGAAGGATCTCATCGAGAGGCTGAGAACGTACCAGGAACTCTGCAGTACCGCCTCTCCAACAGCAGGGGGACCCAGCGAGCCAGAGCCGGGAAGAGCACGACCGCGCTCCAAAACAG GCGGCAGTTTCGGTGCCAGTGAGCCGTCGCCTCAGCGGCTCTTGAGGTGTGACGGACCCCGCCTGCCGAACGGCGCGAGTCCAGCAGAAACCGGCTTTAACTCTGACCCACTGGGAGAACTG ATGAGCTCTCCTGCCTCTGATCCCAGCCTTCGGCCGCTCACCACGGCTCCGGCGTCTGCTGCCGTCAAACAGGAGCGCCGACGCTCCGGCCCGGCGCCTTGTCGCTTCTCCTTAAAGTCTACCTCTCTGCAGGAACGCAGCTCGGTCTCTTCTGCGGCCCCCGCTATTACCGCGGCAACTCCTCCTGCGACTGTTGACAAAGACAGAATGCTGCAGGAGAAAGATAAGCAGATTACAGAGCTCACCAGGATGCTGTTGCAGAATCACAGGTTGGTGGAGGAGCTGAGAATGCAGCTGGGAAACAGTAACCGAGACGCTCCGGAGGCGCACGTTCTCAAAAGAGTGAAGGAGGAACCTCCCGATAGATCAACAAGTCCTTTTCTAGTCATTCTTAGTGAAGAGGAGGTTATAACCATCAAGAAGGAAACCGTGGAGGAAGAGATAGCATCCAAGATGCCGCTGCAGGCGTCTAGCCCAACTCAACAGCCTAACAGTCAGACGCATCCTCAGCTCCAGCAGAAGCAGGTTTGCCTGCAGGACTCTGCTCGACAGCTGGCTCAGCAACAGGCCATCAGTAGGCTGCTGCTGATGCAGCGTAACACTAAGAAGCCGCAGCACGCCGCTCAAAGCGTCAACGAGGCGCCGGAAGCCCACCGAAAACCCCATCCGCAGAAGCAAAGGAGATCTCAGAAACGGCACCTACAGACGCAGTCTGAGCAGCGTCGCCCCCAGCTGGAGAAAACGAGGCCGGAGCAACAGGTTCTGCTGAGGAAACAAGAGAGCGTCGCCAAGAAGCACCAGCATCAGAACAACAAACTGCAACCTGTCCAGATGCAGAGCAGGATGCatccgcagcagcagcag GATCTTCTGAGCAACGGCTCCCGCCCAGCCGTGGTCGGTGACAGCAAGAAGAAGCCCATCCTGATTCCTTTGACCAATCACATTACTGGAGACCGAGGAAAGGCGTCAAATCCCGATTTACCTCAG TTCTTTAATGACACACCGTCGTTAAAGAACAAGACTGAGGCGCGTCAGGAACGTGTGGAGCTGCAGGAAGCAGCGGCCCATCGTCCGTCAGCGCCACGCAGGCTGCAGAGTCCTCAAACGTGGAAAAACTCCCCTTCGCCTTTCTGTCAAACT GAGATGTTTCCAGGTCTGGATATCTTGTTGAGTCCTCTGTCGTCAGATTCGGTCGACACGGCAGCCTCGCCGTCTCACGATAAA CTGAGAGACGAGGATTTCATCGACCTCATCCTGCAGGCTGGAG AAACACCTGACACACTGAAAGACGCCAGAGACTTCTCGTTTTCTTCACCTCGCCCGTCACCGCTCCACCTCCTGTTGTCACCGCCCAACTCCCCCATCAGTGCTGCGCTACAACACGACTCTCCTCTGCAGCCCTGGACTCCAGCCAAAAGCTTGGATTATAAGCAACACTTAGATCTGTGTGGCGGCGGACGCCTGGAGGACTTTCTGGAAGGTATCCCTGGGAAGCCTCTCCATGGGGTGGAACCAGGTATCCTCCCCACTTTGTTTGATGACCAAATTATGTGCACCACCTGCATTCTGGAACCAGCTCCCGTGGATTCCTCGGACAGGGAACGGAGCGCGGACCGTAAGGAATGGCTGGGCTTCCCTGTGGGAGGAGAGAGCGAATGGGAAACGTCCACACTGGTCCCCCGAACGCCCCCGAGTGTGTTCTCAGCAGACTTCCTGGACTGTTCCGACCTTCACATGGACTGGGACTCTTGA